A genomic region of uncultured Roseibium sp. contains the following coding sequences:
- a CDS encoding ROK family transcriptional regulator, with translation MDGSRTSGRGSNSAQLRRYNERIVLQILRRAGEASKAELARAVQLTNAAIGAIIQDLIEEGLIFEAGKRHDGSRGQPATILKLAPDGAYSFGVRLDRTNIETVLMDFSGKIIDRRIHDMILPAPEKTVEILGKDLNDLRANLSDEMRDRITGIGLAQPFNLGAWLHELGLPEADFKKWNGFDLAAALEDAMALPVFSENDGTAAAVAELFYGQGRQHDNFLYLFLGPAIGGGLVLKGDVVKGMSGNAADVAFMPVPPSVLPTAPKPKQEWDLLLTRASLVSFARHLSPDGFEQLDRSDLQAAVEANDAKYVEWLDDCAAALGLALRSAYALLDVPLVVIDSDLRGSFPETFRQKVKSAVEDAAPEERHSPEIEIGSFAHDAGAIGAASLPQFFNFSPRAAILTGGKDKGPAGAGSTEDKASFPARAARLGSHLAEPNRSN, from the coding sequence GTGGACGGGTCACGAACGTCAGGTCGAGGGTCGAATTCCGCACAGTTGCGCCGGTACAACGAGCGCATCGTGCTGCAGATCCTGCGACGCGCCGGCGAAGCCTCGAAGGCCGAACTCGCCCGCGCCGTTCAACTCACGAACGCGGCAATCGGTGCGATCATACAGGATCTGATCGAGGAAGGCCTGATTTTCGAGGCCGGCAAGCGGCACGACGGCAGCCGCGGACAGCCGGCGACCATCCTGAAACTTGCCCCCGACGGTGCCTATTCCTTCGGCGTTCGTCTGGACCGGACGAACATCGAAACGGTTCTGATGGATTTCTCCGGAAAGATCATCGACCGGCGCATCCACGACATGATCCTTCCCGCCCCTGAAAAGACCGTCGAAATTCTTGGCAAGGATCTGAACGACCTGCGCGCCAATCTCAGTGACGAGATGCGGGACCGGATCACCGGCATCGGTCTGGCGCAACCCTTCAACCTCGGCGCCTGGCTGCATGAACTTGGCCTGCCGGAGGCGGACTTCAAGAAATGGAACGGGTTCGATCTCGCCGCGGCGCTTGAGGACGCCATGGCCCTGCCCGTTTTCAGTGAAAACGACGGTACGGCGGCTGCGGTTGCAGAACTGTTTTACGGACAGGGCCGTCAGCATGACAATTTCCTCTATCTGTTCCTGGGTCCTGCGATCGGTGGCGGACTGGTGCTCAAGGGCGACGTGGTCAAGGGCATGTCCGGAAACGCTGCGGATGTCGCGTTCATGCCTGTTCCGCCCAGCGTTCTACCGACGGCACCGAAACCGAAGCAGGAGTGGGACCTTCTGCTGACGCGTGCGTCGCTTGTTTCCTTCGCGCGGCATCTGTCGCCGGACGGTTTCGAGCAGCTGGACCGGTCCGACCTTCAGGCAGCCGTTGAAGCGAATGACGCGAAATATGTCGAGTGGCTGGATGATTGCGCCGCCGCACTCGGCCTGGCGCTACGCTCCGCCTACGCGCTCCTCGACGTGCCCCTCGTGGTGATCGACAGCGATCTGAGAGGCTCTTTCCCGGAGACCTTCAGGCAGAAAGTCAAATCCGCCGTGGAAGACGCCGCTCCCGAGGAACGGCACTCACCTGAAATCGAAATCGGCAGTTTCGCTCACGACGCCGGCGCAATCGGCGCGGCCAGCCTGCCTCAGTTTTTCAATTTCTCGCCCAGAGCAGCGATTCTGACGGGCGGGAAAGACAAGGGTCCCGCCGGAGCAGGCAGTACGGAAGACAAAGCCAGCTTTCCGGCAAGGGCAGCGAGATTGGGGTCACATCTGGCCGAACCCAACCGCTCAAACTGA
- a CDS encoding sugar ABC transporter substrate-binding protein, protein MIRKLLATGSVLAAMAAAPAAAADISACLITKTDTNPFFVKMKEGATAKAEELGIELKSFAGKVDGDHETQVAAIETCIADGAKGILLTASDTSSIVPAVQQARDNGLLVIALDTPLSPIDAADATFATDNFLAGELIGKWAAGALGDKAADAKIGMLDLAISQPTVGVLRDQGFLQGFGIDLGDPNKWGDETDSRIVGNDVTQGNEEGGRRAMENLLAKDPMINVVYTINEPAAAGAYEALKSIGRENDVLIVSVDGGCPGVQNVKDGVIGATSQQYPLLMASLGIEAIKTWADSGNKPEPTPGKDFFDTGVALVTDKPVDGVDSIDTAKGTDLCWG, encoded by the coding sequence ATGATCCGCAAATTACTTGCGACTGGTTCAGTCCTTGCCGCCATGGCGGCGGCACCGGCAGCTGCGGCAGATATTTCAGCCTGCCTGATCACCAAAACCGATACCAACCCGTTCTTCGTGAAGATGAAGGAAGGTGCGACCGCCAAGGCTGAAGAGCTTGGCATCGAACTGAAGTCCTTTGCAGGCAAGGTCGACGGTGACCACGAAACCCAGGTCGCCGCCATCGAAACCTGCATTGCCGACGGCGCGAAGGGCATCCTGCTGACCGCGTCCGACACGTCCTCGATCGTGCCCGCCGTGCAGCAGGCCCGTGACAACGGCCTGCTCGTGATCGCGCTCGATACACCGCTCAGCCCGATCGATGCCGCGGACGCAACCTTTGCGACCGACAACTTCCTGGCTGGTGAGCTGATCGGCAAATGGGCTGCCGGCGCACTCGGTGACAAGGCAGCCGATGCCAAGATCGGCATGCTTGATCTTGCCATCAGCCAGCCGACCGTCGGTGTTCTGCGCGACCAGGGCTTCCTGCAGGGCTTCGGCATCGACCTCGGCGACCCGAACAAGTGGGGTGATGAGACCGATTCGCGCATCGTCGGCAACGACGTGACCCAGGGCAACGAGGAAGGTGGCCGCCGCGCCATGGAGAACCTTCTTGCGAAAGACCCGATGATCAACGTCGTCTACACCATCAACGAGCCTGCCGCCGCCGGTGCCTATGAGGCGTTGAAGTCAATCGGCCGTGAAAACGACGTTCTCATCGTCTCCGTCGATGGCGGTTGCCCGGGTGTTCAGAACGTCAAGGACGGCGTGATCGGCGCAACATCGCAGCAGTACCCGCTCCTGATGGCCTCGCTGGGGATCGAAGCCATCAAGACCTGGGCCGACAGCGGCAATAAGCCGGAGCCGACACCTGGCAAGGATTTCTTTGACACGGGCGTCGCCCTTGTCACGGACAAGCCGGTGGACGGCGTCGATTCCATCGACACCGCCAAGGGCACCGACCTCTGCTGGGGCTGA